From Denitrovibrio acetiphilus DSM 12809, the proteins below share one genomic window:
- a CDS encoding hemolysin family protein, with amino-acid sequence MNESLILELFAIGTCVILSGFFSGSETALTSLGELKIRHMIEEDKKAKPLKLWLEHPNKVLNTILIGNNIVNILGSVLATDFSAKLFGDSRIAAVTGVMTLLVLFFGEITPKTFAKHNAAAIAPYVIRMLRVPYLFFYPFSFGINKMVKGMIILSGGKLDRNKNQITEDELEFYICESEKEGIIENGKSRMLQNIFDISEIYVKEVMVPRTDMVAIDIEDPVESYIDKIHASEFSRIPVYEETIDKIIGILYVKDLLRFVNEDSTQFDLRKVLRKPYFIPETKKIDSMLSEFQRNRNHMAIVIDEYGGVDGLVTLEDILEEIVGEIWDEYDTEEQEVTEISENTFIVDVRMDIDDFCEKFGLEKTHEMDEYETVGGLVFDIAEKIPEVGEQYVYENYQFKILNKHERRLDKVELRRIEKEPDEKQENSTDDEKI; translated from the coding sequence GTGAATGAATCATTAATCCTTGAGCTGTTTGCAATCGGCACCTGTGTAATTTTGTCCGGCTTCTTTTCAGGAAGCGAAACAGCACTGACATCACTCGGTGAACTGAAGATCAGACATATGATCGAAGAGGACAAAAAAGCAAAGCCTCTTAAGCTCTGGCTGGAGCACCCTAACAAGGTTCTCAACACCATTCTTATCGGTAACAACATAGTAAATATTCTGGGCTCGGTACTGGCGACAGATTTTTCTGCGAAACTTTTCGGAGATTCACGTATCGCAGCGGTAACAGGCGTTATGACGCTTTTGGTGCTCTTTTTCGGAGAGATAACACCTAAAACCTTTGCCAAGCACAATGCGGCGGCGATAGCTCCTTATGTTATACGCATGCTGAGGGTTCCATATCTGTTTTTCTACCCTTTCTCCTTTGGTATCAATAAAATGGTGAAGGGGATGATCATACTTTCCGGTGGGAAACTTGACAGAAATAAAAACCAAATAACAGAAGATGAGCTCGAATTTTACATTTGCGAAAGTGAAAAAGAAGGGATTATCGAAAACGGTAAGAGCCGTATGCTTCAAAACATATTTGATATCAGTGAGATATATGTAAAAGAAGTTATGGTTCCGCGTACGGATATGGTAGCTATCGACATCGAAGACCCGGTGGAAAGCTACATAGACAAGATCCACGCATCAGAGTTTTCACGTATCCCTGTATATGAAGAGACCATAGATAAAATAATAGGAATCCTTTATGTTAAAGACCTTCTGAGATTTGTCAATGAGGACAGCACTCAGTTTGATTTGCGTAAAGTGCTCAGGAAACCGTATTTTATACCTGAAACTAAAAAGATAGACTCCATGCTCAGTGAATTTCAGCGTAACCGTAACCATATGGCTATTGTCATAGATGAATATGGCGGTGTTGACGGACTTGTGACCCTTGAGGATATCCTTGAAGAGATCGTTGGGGAGATATGGGACGAATACGACACTGAAGAACAGGAAGTAACTGAAATATCTGAAAATACTTTCATAGTAGATGTACGCATGGATATTGATGATTTCTGTGAGAAATTCGGACTGGAAAAAACTCATGAAATGGATGAGTACGAGACTGTTGGGGGGCTTGTCTTCGATATCGCAGAGAAGATTCCTGAGGTCGGGGAACAGTACGTTTATGAAAATTATCAGTTTAAAATTTTGAATAAACACGAAAGAAGACTTGACAAGGTGGAGCTTAGAAGGATAGAGAAAGAGCCTGACGAAAAACAGGAGAACTCCACCGACGATGAAAAAATTTAA
- the era gene encoding GTPase Era yields the protein MKKFKTGFISIMGRPNVGKSTLLNALMGEKIAITSSKPQTTRANIQGILTGEDFQLIFIDTPGYHKAKDSINKMMVQQAKESLEAVDAIYVLVQPDEFMGPELTSLIKVLEKTDAVKFLIINKVDHFKKELVYDMANKMFPMLEFKHVLPVSALKGTNVAKLLELTLEEMEEGEPVFPADEVTTQPEKLLVAEFIREQVFRQLSDEIPYQIVVETEKIEDRSDDLMYIAAAIIVNRDSQKGVVIGKGGQRLKEISTASRVSLSNFFGVKIYLELFVKVKTGWQTKDEYLRMQGLY from the coding sequence ATGAAAAAATTTAAAACCGGATTCATATCCATCATGGGCAGACCTAATGTTGGGAAGTCCACACTTCTGAATGCTCTCATGGGGGAGAAGATAGCTATTACATCTTCGAAACCTCAGACAACAAGAGCGAATATTCAGGGTATCCTTACAGGGGAAGACTTTCAGCTTATTTTTATCGATACCCCAGGATATCACAAAGCTAAAGACAGCATCAATAAGATGATGGTGCAGCAGGCGAAAGAGTCACTTGAGGCTGTCGATGCTATTTATGTGCTCGTTCAGCCGGATGAATTTATGGGACCGGAACTCACCAGCCTTATCAAAGTTCTGGAAAAGACTGACGCTGTTAAATTCCTTATTATCAACAAGGTGGATCATTTTAAAAAAGAACTTGTGTATGACATGGCAAATAAAATGTTCCCCATGCTCGAGTTTAAACATGTTCTGCCTGTATCTGCTCTTAAGGGGACAAATGTTGCCAAGCTACTTGAGCTTACCCTCGAAGAGATGGAAGAGGGCGAACCTGTCTTCCCTGCTGATGAAGTGACCACTCAGCCGGAGAAACTTCTCGTTGCGGAGTTTATACGTGAGCAGGTCTTCAGACAGCTTTCAGACGAAATTCCATATCAGATTGTTGTTGAAACAGAAAAAATTGAAGACAGAAGTGATGATTTGATGTATATTGCAGCAGCTATCATAGTGAACCGCGACTCACAAAAAGGCGTGGTTATAGGCAAAGGGGGGCAGAGGCTGAAAGAGATCAGCACCGCTTCCAGAGTGTCACTGTCAAACTTTTTCGGGGTTAAGATTTATCTGGAACTCTTTGTAAAGGTTAAGACAGGATGGCAGACCAAAGATGAATATCTAAGGATGCAGGGGCTTTATTAA
- the recO gene encoding DNA repair protein RecO yields the protein MSREKTEAIIYKLVRYADSSAIAFAFTEDFGRLKLFVQKAFTKKGGIMCFMPGMLDFGKKDTDLSKYYSFENNTAYYHYLNNHEIVMRMHLIFEIIEGLYEPELPDKKLFDLLLKYDDENFRKITPYIIYFILKRSGVMFQLDSCYNCGSKDDVYCVTSHGLCCPVCSEQLGSASYCDRESAYIIKCMGNSSLYRNVTVNRKQELQVLKGLSEYSAMVIEKPLKSLKTVLEII from the coding sequence ATGAGCAGAGAAAAAACAGAAGCGATTATTTATAAACTGGTCAGATATGCAGACAGCTCTGCTATCGCTTTTGCCTTCACCGAAGATTTCGGACGCTTAAAGCTCTTTGTCCAGAAAGCATTCACTAAGAAGGGTGGCATTATGTGCTTTATGCCCGGGATGCTGGATTTTGGTAAAAAAGATACAGACCTTTCTAAATATTACTCATTTGAAAATAACACCGCCTACTATCATTATCTGAACAATCATGAAATTGTAATGCGTATGCATCTGATCTTTGAAATTATTGAAGGGCTTTATGAGCCGGAGCTGCCAGATAAAAAGCTTTTCGATCTTCTTTTGAAATATGATGATGAGAATTTCCGTAAAATAACTCCGTATATTATATATTTTATTCTGAAACGGTCAGGTGTGATGTTCCAGCTTGACTCATGCTATAACTGCGGTTCGAAAGATGATGTGTATTGTGTTACGAGCCACGGCTTGTGCTGCCCCGTCTGTTCTGAACAGCTTGGCTCTGCAAGCTACTGCGACAGAGAATCTGCCTATATAATCAAATGTATGGGTAACAGCTCGCTGTACCGCAATGTAACCGTAAATAGAAAACAGGAACTGCAGGTGCTGAAAGGACTCAGCGAATATAGCGCAATGGTTATTGAAAAGCCTCTTAAAAGCCTTAAAACTGTATTAGAGATTATTTGA
- the ybeY gene encoding rRNA maturation RNase YbeY has protein sequence MEISILITDDTEAYGNSQLFSDCAEAVFSMLKVDFDDCEISLLLTTDDRIKELNGEYRQKDRSTDVLSFPMSEDPLSEGGMLGDIVISLETAKEQADEAAIMPDREIAFLFIHGLLHLMGYEHENDPDEEEEMFDLQEEILRNLLENGKVP, from the coding sequence ATGGAAATAAGCATACTCATAACGGATGACACAGAGGCATATGGTAACAGTCAGCTTTTCAGCGATTGTGCAGAAGCGGTTTTTTCCATGCTTAAGGTAGATTTTGACGACTGTGAGATATCATTGCTGCTCACCACTGATGACCGCATTAAAGAGCTTAATGGTGAATACAGACAGAAAGACCGCTCGACAGACGTGCTCTCTTTCCCTATGAGCGAGGATCCGCTGTCGGAAGGCGGGATGCTGGGGGATATTGTTATATCTCTTGAAACAGCAAAAGAACAGGCGGACGAAGCTGCCATAATGCCTGACCGCGAGATAGCCTTTCTTTTTATCCATGGTCTCCTTCATCTGATGGGGTATGAGCATGAAAATGATCCCGACGAAGAGGAAGAGATGTTCGATCTTCAGGAAGAAATTCTCCGAAATCTTCTGGAAAACGGTAAAGTGCCTTGA
- the fbp gene encoding class 1 fructose-bisphosphatase — protein sequence MEKGVTNLNRFLLEEQRKYPEATGGFTILIESIAFASKIISREVNKAGIVNIIGKAQSTNVHGEDQQKLDIYANNRMITALDHLGKLCAMASEENNEPILIPDEYPKGKYLIAFDPLDGSSNIDVNISIGTIFGIYKRQDGKEGNACCTEFFQPGRNMVAAGYIIYGSSTMLVYTSGNGVHGFTLDPSIGEYILSHPFMKFPDSGKIYSINEVNYNRWDEATRKFVDYLKGHEEREYTSRYIGSLVADFHRNLLKGGVFAYPGDTRNPRGKLRLLYECAPLAFIAEQAGGMAVNDEINILDIVPTDLHQKEPFYIGSKYEVETYLKAKRGEL from the coding sequence ATGGAAAAAGGCGTAACGAACCTTAACAGGTTTCTATTGGAAGAACAGCGTAAATATCCCGAAGCTACAGGTGGTTTCACCATCCTCATAGAGTCTATTGCGTTTGCATCAAAGATAATAAGCAGAGAAGTGAACAAAGCGGGGATCGTGAACATAATAGGGAAAGCCCAGTCAACAAATGTTCACGGCGAAGACCAGCAGAAACTTGATATCTATGCAAATAACCGGATGATAACTGCTCTTGATCATCTTGGTAAACTATGTGCAATGGCATCAGAAGAGAACAACGAACCCATATTAATACCGGACGAATACCCAAAAGGTAAATATCTGATAGCTTTCGACCCTCTTGATGGGTCAAGCAACATTGATGTCAACATTAGCATCGGAACCATCTTCGGCATTTATAAGCGTCAGGATGGCAAAGAAGGCAATGCTTGCTGTACAGAATTCTTTCAGCCAGGCAGAAATATGGTTGCGGCGGGATACATCATCTATGGTTCTTCAACTATGCTTGTATACACCTCCGGCAATGGTGTCCATGGTTTTACTCTTGACCCAAGTATAGGGGAATACATCCTCAGTCACCCTTTTATGAAATTTCCTGATAGTGGTAAAATCTATAGCATAAACGAAGTTAATTATAACCGTTGGGACGAAGCTACCAGAAAATTCGTTGATTATCTGAAAGGTCATGAAGAACGTGAATATACATCCAGATACATTGGTTCCCTTGTTGCAGATTTTCACAGAAATCTCCTTAAAGGCGGGGTCTTTGCATATCCGGGCGATACTAGAAACCCAAGAGGGAAGCTGAGACTTCTATACGAGTGTGCACCTCTTGCTTTTATTGCTGAGCAGGCAGGCGGTATGGCTGTTAACGACGAGATCAACATTCTTGACATCGTCCCTACAGACCTTCACCAGAAAGAGCCATTTTATATCGGTTCCAAATACGAAGTCGAAACATACCTGAAAGCTAAACGCGGAGAGCTTTAG
- a CDS encoding PhoH family protein, whose protein sequence is MAKETIELSPAIIPSILGNKDAHVKMLNSTFNVKTSVFGGLVTVEGEAENAAAAIKAVQDMAAIASDGNLTTERVSDILRMTSDKTPDACEVMADCIQVGGRVKKVYPKSSNQKAYVGAIRKNDMVFGIGPAGTGKTYLAMAMAVHYFTRKKCSKIILTRPAVEAGENLGFLPGDISDKINPYLRPLYDALYSMMDYARVTALLEQGVIEVAPLAFMRGRTLNDAFIILDEAQNTTEEQMKMFLTRMGFQSKVVVTGDVTQVDLPTNKNSGLLLVQKILKDVNGISFLQFSDKDVVRHPLVQRIVKAYDNYYGE, encoded by the coding sequence ATGGCTAAAGAAACCATTGAGCTTTCACCAGCTATAATACCTTCAATTCTGGGAAATAAAGACGCCCATGTAAAAATGTTAAACAGCACTTTTAATGTGAAGACAAGTGTTTTCGGTGGTCTTGTAACCGTTGAGGGTGAAGCGGAAAACGCTGCTGCTGCGATAAAGGCTGTGCAGGACATGGCTGCCATAGCATCTGACGGCAACCTCACCACAGAAAGGGTGTCTGATATACTGAGGATGACATCGGATAAAACACCGGATGCCTGCGAGGTTATGGCGGACTGTATTCAAGTGGGCGGAAGAGTGAAGAAAGTTTATCCGAAGTCTTCGAACCAGAAAGCATATGTCGGTGCAATACGGAAAAATGATATGGTTTTTGGTATCGGTCCGGCGGGCACAGGGAAAACATATCTCGCTATGGCAATGGCTGTTCATTATTTCACACGGAAGAAGTGCAGTAAGATCATCCTTACCCGTCCTGCTGTGGAAGCGGGAGAAAATCTTGGGTTTCTGCCGGGTGACATCAGTGACAAGATAAACCCGTACCTCCGTCCGCTATACGATGCTCTTTATAGTATGATGGACTATGCACGTGTGACAGCACTGCTCGAACAGGGTGTTATAGAGGTTGCTCCGCTGGCATTTATGCGTGGACGTACTCTTAATGACGCTTTTATAATACTGGATGAAGCGCAGAATACCACCGAAGAGCAGATGAAAATGTTTCTGACGAGGATGGGCTTTCAGTCCAAAGTTGTTGTTACAGGTGATGTGACACAGGTTGACCTGCCCACTAATAAAAATAGCGGGCTTCTCCTTGTTCAGAAGATATTAAAAGATGTGAACGGAATAAGCTTCCTTCAGTTTTCAGATAAAGATGTTGTGCGTCACCCTCTGGTGCAGAGGATAGTAAAGGCGTATGACAACTATTACGGAGAATAA
- the mgtE gene encoding magnesium transporter, whose protein sequence is MLTQSLRVKLETVRKLIRRNARHPLENLLTKLHPADIASIYKNLTELEREKIWNYISDQSIIASAVLELEDSDIIHFFENRPLKEIAPIIEEMESDDAAEIVRLLPDDMTGELLKMIGKDEMSEVETLLTFAEDTAGAIMNTSFFALQEDMTVKEATKTLHKAEDVEMVFYLYIIDSEGKLSGVLSLRQLILNTPDKKLSDIMSREVINVNTDVDQEDVAKMVERYDLLALPVVDENYKLVGIITVDDVIDIIREEATEDIYRMAGTSDGELLFGHNSAKVARVRLPWLLITFAGSMVSGLVVAFFQGKVTQFALLVPFMPVIMAMAGNVGSQSATILIRGVALGKINPSDIARVTFKEMRVGAIIGLTCGLLLSGVSYFVDGSAILGLSVGVSMFFSLSIAAFTGAFVPATLIKLNFDPAVASSPFISMLNDILGLSVYFGTAVMFFRYLG, encoded by the coding sequence ATGCTTACACAATCTCTAAGGGTAAAACTGGAAACAGTCAGAAAACTTATCAGACGCAATGCCAGACATCCCCTGGAGAACTTGTTGACTAAGCTTCATCCGGCAGACATTGCATCCATCTATAAAAACCTTACTGAACTGGAAAGAGAGAAGATCTGGAACTATATATCTGATCAGTCAATAATTGCTTCCGCCGTTCTCGAGCTGGAAGATTCCGATATCATACATTTCTTTGAAAACAGACCCCTTAAAGAGATTGCTCCTATCATCGAAGAGATGGAGTCCGACGATGCTGCCGAGATTGTCCGGCTGCTTCCTGACGACATGACAGGTGAGCTTCTCAAAATGATAGGGAAAGACGAAATGAGCGAGGTTGAGACCCTGCTCACATTTGCAGAGGATACTGCCGGTGCTATCATGAACACCAGCTTCTTTGCCCTTCAGGAAGATATGACTGTAAAAGAAGCTACTAAAACTCTTCACAAGGCTGAAGATGTAGAGATGGTTTTTTATCTTTACATAATTGATTCTGAAGGGAAACTTTCTGGAGTTTTATCCCTGCGCCAGCTTATTCTGAACACGCCGGATAAGAAACTGTCCGACATAATGTCCAGAGAAGTTATAAATGTTAATACCGATGTCGACCAGGAAGATGTTGCAAAGATGGTTGAACGGTATGACCTCCTTGCTCTGCCTGTTGTGGACGAGAATTATAAACTCGTTGGGATTATCACTGTTGATGACGTTATCGATATTATACGTGAAGAGGCGACAGAAGACATCTATCGTATGGCTGGTACCAGCGACGGTGAACTTTTGTTCGGTCATAATTCAGCAAAGGTTGCCAGAGTCCGCCTTCCTTGGCTTCTCATAACTTTTGCGGGGTCTATGGTGTCTGGTTTAGTTGTTGCTTTTTTTCAGGGGAAGGTAACACAGTTTGCACTGCTTGTGCCTTTTATGCCTGTTATTATGGCAATGGCGGGGAATGTCGGCTCTCAGTCAGCGACTATTCTGATACGTGGTGTGGCTCTGGGCAAGATTAACCCTTCTGATATTGCACGGGTAACTTTTAAGGAGATGCGTGTTGGTGCTATCATAGGACTGACCTGCGGTCTTCTGCTTTCCGGAGTAAGTTATTTCGTGGACGGAAGTGCTATTTTAGGTCTTTCTGTTGGCGTTTCCATGTTTTTTTCACTTAGCATAGCAGCCTTCACAGGTGCTTTTGTGCCTGCCACCCTTATTAAGCTTAATTTCGACCCTGCTGTTGCCTCCAGTCCATTCATAAGTATGCTTAATGATATCCTTGGTCTTTCTGTTTATTTCGGCACCGCAGTTATGTTTTTCAGATATTTAGGATGA
- a CDS encoding AAA family ATPase — protein MEVIETPVVTVMKEILKPDKIIETHISQVFIKDDFVYKVKKNVDFGFLDFSSKKKRKVMCIVEKELNERFCKGIYLDVLKIARKEKTFELVPFDSSLITLDYCVKMKRIPEESFLAHKIKEGEVDASDAAEIGRKIAELFKGIVTDPEAAELNGGADIVRQNCIENFDQIRPFCGRFITEEALEFVQKQTVKFLDSNMDLLNKRVKDGFVVDGHGDLRLEHIYMEGDTFGLIDCIEFNKRFRFNDVMSEMGFLCTESDQMGDTAFADGLMDGFLSVYDDEGSANLINFYKAYRAMVRAKVACFLLADKDESFEFYEDKRAEIAKYMEMAVIYSLNMFETKAVIFYGLMASGKTKNARTFAEAYPVEHVNTDVVRKLMHGIDPDAKVHVDFGAELYSAENSAKLYEYMGDMVESNKALGRMTLIDGSFTKICYIDQLCSKYTGKFTKVRFHAPEDVVMDRLQKRLEAVTASDGRPEIYEAQKASAEDIGSDFEVETTGEPEDNVKAIIGYLIDKA, from the coding sequence ATGGAAGTCATAGAGACACCGGTAGTTACTGTTATGAAAGAAATTTTGAAGCCTGATAAAATTATAGAGACACACATCTCTCAGGTTTTTATAAAAGATGATTTTGTATATAAAGTGAAAAAGAACGTTGATTTCGGATTTCTCGATTTTTCCTCCAAAAAGAAACGCAAAGTTATGTGTATTGTGGAAAAAGAGCTGAATGAGAGGTTCTGTAAAGGGATATATCTTGATGTGCTGAAGATCGCACGTAAAGAAAAAACTTTTGAGCTCGTACCCTTTGACAGCAGTCTGATAACTCTTGACTATTGTGTTAAGATGAAACGAATCCCCGAAGAGTCATTTCTCGCTCATAAGATAAAGGAGGGGGAGGTTGATGCATCAGACGCAGCGGAGATAGGCAGAAAGATAGCAGAGCTTTTTAAAGGGATCGTGACAGACCCGGAAGCTGCGGAACTTAATGGCGGTGCGGATATTGTCCGTCAGAACTGCATAGAGAACTTCGACCAGATAAGACCTTTCTGCGGGCGTTTTATAACCGAAGAGGCTCTTGAGTTTGTGCAGAAGCAGACGGTTAAATTTCTTGACTCTAATATGGATCTTCTTAATAAACGTGTTAAAGACGGCTTTGTTGTTGACGGTCATGGTGACCTCCGGCTGGAACATATCTATATGGAAGGGGATACATTCGGACTGATAGACTGCATTGAATTCAACAAAAGATTCCGATTCAACGATGTTATGTCTGAGATGGGATTTCTCTGTACCGAGTCTGACCAGATGGGGGATACTGCATTTGCTGACGGTCTTATGGACGGATTTTTAAGCGTTTATGACGATGAAGGGAGCGCAAACCTCATCAATTTCTATAAAGCATACCGGGCTATGGTGCGTGCAAAGGTTGCATGTTTCCTCCTTGCGGATAAAGATGAAAGTTTTGAATTTTACGAAGATAAAAGAGCTGAAATAGCTAAATACATGGAGATGGCTGTGATATACAGTCTGAACATGTTTGAGACAAAAGCTGTTATTTTCTATGGGCTTATGGCAAGTGGAAAGACTAAAAACGCCAGAACTTTTGCAGAGGCTTACCCTGTTGAGCATGTGAATACAGATGTTGTCCGTAAGCTTATGCACGGGATAGACCCAGATGCTAAAGTTCATGTTGATTTCGGCGCAGAACTTTATTCTGCTGAAAACTCTGCAAAGCTTTATGAGTATATGGGTGATATGGTTGAGAGCAATAAAGCTCTGGGACGTATGACTCTTATTGACGGCAGTTTTACTAAAATTTGTTATATTGATCAACTTTGTAGTAAATATACCGGAAAATTCACTAAGGTACGCTTTCACGCTCCGGAAGATGTTGTTATGGACAGACTTCAAAAACGTCTTGAAGCAGTTACAGCATCCGATGGCAGACCTGAAATATACGAAGCACAGAAAGCTTCGGCGGAAGATATCGGCTCAGACTTTGAAGTGGAAACAACCGGAGAACCAGAAGATAACGTAAAAGCAATAATCGGATATTTAATTGATAAAGCATAA
- a CDS encoding deoxyribonuclease IV, with amino-acid sequence MLIGAHQSISKSIDLSIKRALADGCECLQVFVKNNNRWEGKVISEEEAEKFRKGLADSGFKVCAHSSYLINLASFKEDTYIKSVKACNDELSRCDRLNIPFYVIHPGSHVGEGEKKGIRRIADTIDRVYEGGYQCMTLLEMVAGQGTNIGYSIENMLDIIELSASKDKIGICFDSCHMFAAGFDLKDDYDNVTKELFEAFGDKVKVFHLNDSKKPLNSRRDRHELVGKGEIGEDFFKKAVNDARFSDILGILETPVEENYKKEIELLKSYREC; translated from the coding sequence ATGCTGATAGGCGCACATCAGTCGATATCAAAATCAATAGATCTTAGTATAAAGAGGGCACTTGCAGACGGCTGTGAGTGCCTTCAGGTTTTTGTAAAGAACAATAACAGATGGGAAGGGAAAGTTATCTCAGAGGAAGAAGCGGAAAAGTTCCGGAAGGGGCTTGCTGATTCCGGTTTTAAGGTCTGTGCTCACTCCAGCTATCTTATTAATCTGGCATCTTTCAAAGAAGATACATACATAAAGTCCGTAAAAGCGTGTAATGATGAACTGTCCAGATGCGACAGGCTGAACATCCCTTTTTACGTCATACACCCCGGCTCACACGTTGGTGAAGGGGAAAAGAAGGGGATAAGACGCATCGCAGACACCATCGACAGAGTTTATGAAGGTGGATATCAATGTATGACTCTCCTTGAGATGGTGGCGGGGCAGGGGACAAACATCGGCTACAGCATAGAAAATATGCTTGATATAATAGAGCTTTCTGCCAGTAAAGATAAGATCGGCATATGTTTTGACTCGTGCCATATGTTTGCGGCGGGGTTTGACCTGAAAGATGATTATGACAATGTCACTAAAGAGCTATTTGAAGCTTTTGGTGATAAGGTAAAAGTATTCCATCTGAACGACAGCAAAAAACCATTGAACAGCCGGCGTGACAGGCACGAACTTGTGGGGAAAGGGGAGATAGGCGAGGATTTCTTCAAAAAAGCCGTGAATGACGCCAGATTTAGTGATATCCTCGGCATACTTGAAACACCTGTTGAAGAAAATTATAAAAAAGAAATAGAATTGCTTAAGTCATATAGGGAGTGCTGA